In Candida orthopsilosis Co 90-125, chromosome 4 draft sequence, the genomic stretch tcatcatgTACATCCTTGATTGAATCACCGCCTACTAATGATTCAGCATCGGATTTAGTTAATCGACGGCTTAATGTGTGGGTCACTGAAACTGGATTATAGTCACGAACTTGCGACTCGTCATCATCGGCATCACCATTTCCACCGACTGCGTCATAACTATGCACATTGACACTATCATTtccctcttcttctttttcctcctcctcctcctcttGTTCTTCCTCACTGTCCATGCTATCCTCCTCATTCAGTATATCTTCTGCATTCAATAATTTGGCCTGATACCCAGTCCCTGTAAGGCCATCAATCGTCGGTTGCGGCAGCAAAAAGCTTAATTGATCTGAGGGTGATTTAGGTGGAGATGTCAACGGTGATTGCTCTTTTACAGCATTAGTAACCATGATGAgacaaaagcaaaataGTAGTATCTATAGTAGAAGTTCAGTGTGGTTGTCTCAACGATGAGCAAAAATGTATGgggttgttgtttgttcGGAAGTCGGAGCGATGGGGATGGAATATTACgggaaaaaaaataacGGGGGATATGCGCGGGTATATATTAAAAGGAACGACAAAAGCGTGTCTGTCTTGTTAGTGAAGGACTCTATTGTAGAGTAAGCTAAATGGTTTAGCCTTCCAGTTAGTTGGTGGGGGAaatagaagaagaaaacgAAGTAAATTTAATTGGTTAGTTAATTGGTAATATAATCTTAAATAATCGGTTCTTTGTCTTATTGTGTATGGAAAAAGTAATTAAATGATATCGTTTATAACCTGGAATACTCCACCGGCTGTAAAGATAAAATACAATAATCAGAACGCAAGATCTAGATCgttaaacaacaataccacCACTATGATTACTATAGTCACTAACCACCCCACAAAAGATATAGTAAATGGTCCCAACCGACTAATATTCCTCTCATAACCATTTTTATCAGAAGAAATGTATATATActatacatatatatatatatatgacTACTATGCTAAGCATTTTCCttgatgaaatattttgacATATTTTTTGTCTtaattattttttctttattacAAGCTTTTTATCGCCGTACAGATAAAGGGAGAAAGAGCGTTATTAATTTTAAAGTCACAATAGCAGAAATATACATAAACCCAAAATAAGACCGAAGTGTCCATGAAATGTAGAAATGGAGATGTGATCGAAATAAAGACTAAGACACTTGTCTTCATTCAATTAATAAGAGCTTAAGTAGTTGATTTATGAGACTGTTTATCcttaaaatttttcttaTGACCTTATGCAACGTTTTGCgtcaaaatttttattttttcaaatttattgtttttcataTTGAGTCGGATATAAATATTTAAATCCGATCCCTCGGTCTTAGAAAAGATAAAGTTAGATTTTCGTTTTATATTTTGGTACATATCTATACGATAGCAAAAATAAACTTTTATATCTTACCAAGATTATTCGTACAGAATCTATACATTTTCTCCTATTgtcttttttcttcattattCAATACCCctttcaaccaattgcTTTTGCCTGTTGACGAAGAGGCAGAATCACCCACTGTTGTATTCACAGTACTTGTAGTGGTAACATCTGTAGTATTTGTAACATTGGTACTTTCATCGTTATGTATCAAACTTCCCACACTACCAATGCTATGTCCATTGGTATCTCTAACATCTCTCATTTCTCCATCACTTGTACTCGTATTCATATTGGTGGTTCCATTGGATGAGAGGGAATTACCTGGTATTGGTAGATTTTTTATGGATGGTAAGCTGGGTGTTCCGTTACCATTATGAATAATATCGGGACGACTATGTTCATGTGTTtgagttgttggtgttgagGTCAGGGGAAATTGTTGTGACAAGGGTGATTTCATTGTACCATTAGTGTTGGCCATTGAAGATGCCCTGGGATGAGGTACTGATAATGAACTTTGCAGATGTTGCAGTTGCAGCTGcagctgttgttgttgcattgACAATGGAGTCCTACTATTTGACCCAAATGACATATGAAACATTGGTGATAATGGACTTACTAAATTAggtgttgatgatgcaACTGATGATGCAGATTTAGGAGGCGGTGGAAAACTAGCACCGATATTCTTTAACCCACTAATTGTACTATGAGAAGAAACAGGATGTACTTCACTCATTGCTGATCTTGGAACTGGTACTTGTGCCagtttgatttcatcattcaTGAGATCCACATCTTCGTCACTTTCAtatgttgaatgatgtaGTGATAATGGCTGTGGTCTCttttttggtttgaatGTATGTGTAGGtagtttcaattcaacagAGGAGACAGTTGTATTACTCTGAGGAGGGGAgtgctgctgctgctgctgttgctgctcATATGAATTCCTCTGTATAGGAGGCAACGTAGTTTGTTGCAAACTTTGCAGTTGATCAACTTGGTGAGGCAATGGGGGTAATGGTTTGTGATATGTTGATTGTGACATCAGTTGTTGACCATCAGGCGAATGTTGTGCAAATTGAGACTGTTGTAGATGCAGTTGCAGATGTGATTGCTGTAATGGAACCAGATACTGTCCATTCATATATCCACCCGGCATTGGCACCTGACTTGTAAATGTTTGAGCTTGGGGTAAGgatggttgttgttgttgttgttgttgttgttgctgtcCTTGAATAGGATAGTTACCAGACATATACATTTGATTACCATAATGAGATTGATTGAATGaaggaattgaattttgtgaaGTTGGAAGTGGTGAATTTTGTCCATAGGTGTATTGTGGTTGTCGTTGTTGCAGTTGCAGTTGCAGTTGCTGCAAACTTGCCTCatgttgtttcttttgttcacTTTGTTttaacttctttttcatttttgatcgTTCAATCAATAATTTACTATCACTCTTGTCTTTGGTTAAATAAGTCTCATAAGCATGAACTGTTTGTTTATGTTGACGTAGGTTATCCAACCTACTGAAATTTTTCGAACAATAAGGACACGTAAAAGGTCGTTCACCAGTGTGTTTTCTCTTGTGTCTTGCCAAATGTTCACTTCGAGTAAATGACATATTACAACCAGGATATCCAGTACATTGAAATACTCTTCCTTTACTCGATCGTTTACTTTTGGGTTTTGAACCATTGGtattgtttgaagatgacgatgCTGCCGATTCTGTTGATGAGGAGGATGAAATGGTTGATATAGTAGATACAGTTGAATGGGTGGCATTGGTTACAGTTGGTGTCAATTGTGGAAATGAAGATAAGGCACTGGCATTGTTATTAGTGTTGTTactattgttgttgttgttgttgttgttgttgttgttgttgttgttggcgATGTTGTTGACATTACTAGTgagtggtggtggtgccCTTAAAGAAGGTAAAGGATAGTGGTGTTGTGAAGATATTATAGGCGGAGGAGGTAGtgttgaattcaattgCGATCGTTGCGATTGTgggtattgttgttgaggcAGTTGCAGGGAATTAAATGGACGATGGGATGAGTGATGATGAGCCGATATTGGGGGCAATGAAGTTATTCCGGGTAAATGTGGCTGTGGTagatgttgttgctgttgttgttgcatttgcAGCTGTTGTCGAGGAGACAGGGATGACTGTATTGAATTCATTTGCAACGGTGAATAATGGGTATCCTAGTGGGTATTTTTTATGTAGGAGACTCTTAGTTATGATTAACGATATTCAAAATGCAATAGTT encodes the following:
- a CDS encoding Bcr1 transcription factor (C2H2 zinc finger transcription factor required for wild-type biofilm formation in C. albicans C. parapsilosis), whose protein sequence is MNSIQSSSSPRQQSQMQQQQQQHLPQPHLPGITSLPPISAHHHSSHRPFNSSQSPQQQYPQSQRSQLNSTLPPPPIISSQHHYPLPSLRAPPPLTSNVNNIANNNNNNNNNNNNNNSNNTNNNASALSSFPQLTPTVTNATHSTVSTISTISSSSSTESAASSSSNNTNGSKPKSKRSSKGRVFQCTGYPGCNMSFTRSEHLARHKRKHTGERPFTCPYCSKNFSRLDNLRQHKQTVHAYETYLTKDKSDSKLLIERSKMKKKLKQSEQKKQHEASLQQSQSQSQQRQPQYTYGQNSPLPTSQNSIPSFNQSHYGNQMYMSGNYPIQGQQQQQQQQQQPSLPQAQTFTSQVPMPGGYMNGQYSVPLQQSHSQSHLQQSQFAQHSPDGQQSMSQSTYHKPLPPLPHQVDQSQSLQQTTLPPIQRNSYEQQQQQQQHSPPQSNTTVSSVELKLPTHTFKPKKRPQPLSLHHSTYESDEDVDLMNDEIKSAQVPVPRSAMSEVHPVSSHSTISGLKNIGASFPPPPKSASSVASSTPNLVSPLSPMFHMSFGSNSRTPLSMQQQQSQSQSQHSQSSLSVPHPRASSMANTNGTMKSPLSQQFPSTSTPTTQTHEHSRPDIIHNGNGTPSLPSIKNLPIPGNSLSSNGTTNMNTSTSDGEMRDVRDTNGHSIGSVGSLIHNDESTNVTNTTDVTTTSTVNTTVGDSASSSTGKSNWLKGVLNNEEKRQ